Proteins encoded within one genomic window of Etheostoma cragini isolate CJK2018 chromosome 21, CSU_Ecrag_1.0, whole genome shotgun sequence:
- the ep300a gene encoding CREB-binding protein isoform X11, translating to MAENVLDSGPPSAKRPKLSSPALSASASDGNDFGSLFDLEHDLPDELISSNEPGLVNGGDLSQLHTTLGGGPAGLGPGGGSGVAGGMGLGLGGAQDAVAKHKQLSELLRSGAPTSGHQGAMGSQGGPTTMGQHLANMKASPGQGPPQMMGQGQQHLSPQQQANMMQQQQNAAAGMMGGMNRAMMGAQQKGNNGQQQPGMIGTQVMNGSPRMGFGNQGMGGNGNLLAETLQQQGAGGQTGMRGQQPGAMNKMGMMGNPGGPFGGPYAGQGNQGLGGAGLGPQLQNKGPMAQFNVDKKNQPMQGMAAMGSQQSQTGVGGPSGAPVGGAPGMVSNAQAGLVGTQVSAASAAAGAPPTADPEKRKLIQQQLVLLLHAHKCQRREQANGEVRQCNLPHCRTMKNVLNHMTHCQAGKSCQVAHCASSRQIISHWKNCTRHDCPVCLPLKNAGDKRNPQSLLGAAAAGLGSSLGAVPGGQQSAPNLNPPSQIDPSSIERAYAALGLTYQGNQIQVQTAQSNMSNQGLQGQAGMRPLNPMGANAMGVNGGVGASSQSQQASLLQDTMMHLNVNSQGLMNDASGVGSMPTAGPPSTSGMRKSWHEDITQDLRNHLVHKLVQAIFPTPDPAALKDRRMENLVAYARKVEGDMYESANSRAEYYHLLAEKIYKIQKELEEKRRTRLQKQGLGIGPAGMGQPPTGLPPNGPLPDPSMVRPTGPNQMVNRMQGPGMNQFNQMGMQSMGQRSTPPLSIGASGNQMGMVGSRMGQPNVNQLQNQYLSQGQFSGSGPGVGTAQPGMAQSGAQAGMAQTQMGNSPSLPVASPLAQPGSASGPSGISTVGPMGPQSVGGGGPNSAPAPSMTPSNTNQQPNSIPHLAAMRGSPSPAHSRSPTPHQTPPRLAGSQTPQPHTPNAPQVGPPSAPQQNQLGQGPGSNKSLQQQHMGSAGSTTPSHPGLASSSTPHGAQMPRTPLSQKGSFPGDSQALTPASVSSLDTSSQQPQSNASAGNLDPKMEIKQQDEEDESDPGSCSKGGKLSNLKTEEKPVKLEVKKEECYGEGGKGVPMDTSTATPTASIKTEDRKPEIKKEVKDEEETSEAATPQAPVKKKIFKPEELRQALMPTLESLYRQDPESLPFRMPVDPQLLCIPDYFDIVKNPMDLSTIKRKLDTGQYQEPWQYVDDIWLMFNNAWLYNRKTSRVYKYCSKLAEVFEQEIDPVMQSLGYCCGRKLEFSPQTLCCYGKQLCTIPRDAAYFSYQNRYHFCEKCFNEIQGEMVSLGDDPTQPQTSINKDQFEKKKNDTLDPELLVECMDCGRRMHQICVLHHETIWPSGFVCDGCLKKANKTRKENKYSAKRLPQTKLGCYLEARVNDFLKRQPHTDAGEVFIRVVHVSDKVVEVKPGMKSRFVDSGEMSESFPYRTKALFAFEDIDGSDVCFFGMHVQEYGSDCPQPNQRRVYISYLDSVHFFRPRSLRTAVYHEVLIGYLEYVRKLGYTTGHIWACPPSEGDDYIFHCHPADQKIPKPKRLQEWYKKMLDKAVAERIVHDYKDVFKQATEDRLTSAKELPYFEGDFWPNVLEESIKELEQEEEERKREENSTSNESIDDTKGDSKNAKKKNNKKTSKNKSSLSRANKKKPGMPNVSNDLSQKLYATMEKHKEVFFVIRLIAAPMANALPPIVDPDPLMACDLMDGRDAFLTLARDKHLEFSSLRRSLWSSMCMLVELHNQSQDRFVYTCNECKHHVETRFHCTVCEDYDLCITCYNTKGHVHKMEKLGLGLDDESSNQAAATTQSPGDSRRLSIQRCIQSLVHACQCRNANCSLPSCQKMKRVVQHTKSCKRKTNGGCPICKQLIALCCYHAKHCQENKCPVPFCLNIKHKLRQQQLQHRLQQAQMLRRRMASMQRVGQSAPGGAPGGNGLPSPGANNGGTGPGTPTSVGTQPSTPQTPTQGNMPALPQQQGVGIGGMGGMGTPGQQQQVQQQGGAMPPQHHLHQYQPVGGGGGGGMMNSPQQQMVPQLQQQPPNVQQQQQQQQLSGGLPPYNPRPPVASPLHQSLGKPGLGPATPPQQQQQQQPNQGQGSLPAQGQQQGPPLAAVETALKIQRLAETQRQMAQAQAQAQIRGLGQGGMMPSHPHHQNTQAQMGMPHIGAQGMPPQAQGVVGRTMLDPQQQGMQQGGPQLQLPPQVQQQLQQVQQGGGGQLQPANQQWGAGGPAMNPQQRPGIMSHMAPQQQQQPPVGQQQQMNPQQAAPGNRGLMQVMGVSGGPAGAPNSIAAAAASGNLPQAALQDLLRTLRSPSSPLQQQQVLNILRSNPTLMAAFIRQRAARYQGGPGGAGGPPQGGPGGVRFQGAAGVLPGIGGPGANQLATMDGQQQVNVNQAGQPGMNMAQAGAGGGNMPTMAQLQQLQQQQQQQQQQQQQSQQQRPMLPGNLQQQQMAALQQQGAMQAGQQGNITNITPQFRELLMRRHLQQQQQQQQQQQQQQQQQQQQQQMGNHGQFQQPQGLQQQQGQQGFMQPGQAQPGIPPPSQAQPGGGGVGGAQQQQGGPQGGPGQLGQQQGYPNSMSQVAAALQQRIQHQMQMQQQQQQQQQQQQQQQQQQQQQQHQQQQQQQQQQQQHQQQQQQQQQQQQQQQQQQQQQQQQQNPMGGLQGQDGGPGGGPPGLQPGQGGPGQGQQPQGGVGGGGGGPPHPQTSQGMLHQNIHQRLLQQQHLGGGSPAQHSSPMSPQQQMAQSPHPHLQGQGGLGPAGSLSSQVRSPQPSPRPQSQPAHSSPSPRMQPTSQPQPSPHRISPQTQTGSPHPGHLSQHHPSMAPPQPPQQQQQQQQQQPGGPVDPGQFSSDQSSIMSQLSGMTGMHGGQGGQSDMLGGNNNNNNNNNNNNSSSNNTNNNNQELGTNINHNSLDLM from the exons ATGGCCGAGAACGTTCTGGACTCTGGCCCGCCTTCAGCCAAAAGGCCTAAACTCTCCTCTCCGGCACTTTCCGCCTCCGCCAGCGATGGAAATG ATTTTGGCTCACTGTTTGACCTGGAGCATGATCTCCCAGACGAGCTCATCAGCTCTAATGAACCAGGCCTGGTCAATGGTGGGGACCTCAGCCAATTGCACACCACTCTTGGAGGAGGACCTGCAGGGCTGGGTCCTGGAGGAGGCAGTGGAGTTGCAGGAGGAATGGGACTTGGACTTGGCGGAGCCCAGGATGCGGTTGCCAAGCACAAACAGCTGTCCGAGCTTTTGCGCTCAGGGGCACCCACCTCGGGACACCAAGGAGCCATGGGCAGCCAAGGAGGCCCCACCACCATGGGGCAACACTTGGCCAACATGAAGGCATCCCCTGGCCAAGGACCTCCACAGATGATGGGCCAGGGGCAGCAGCACCTCTCCCCTCAGCAGCAGGCCAACATGATGCAGCAGCAACAGAATGCTGCAGCTGGAATGATGGGTGGCATGAACAGGGCGATGATGGGAGcacagcagaaaggcaacaatGGACAACAGCAGCCAGGCATGATCGGGACCCAAGTGATGAATGGCTCTCCCAGGATGGGCTTTGGGAACCAGGGGATGGGTGGCAACGGCAACCTGTTGGCCGAGACCCTACAGCAGCAGGGAGCTGGGGGTCAGACCGGGATGAGAGGCCAGCAACCTGGAGCAATGAACAAG ATGGGGATGATGGGGAACCCAGGGGGCCCTTTTGGAGGTCCATATGCAGGGCAGGGGAATCAAGGTCTGGGAGGCGCAGGGCTGGGCCCTCAGCTCCAGAACAAAGGTCCCATGGCCCAGTTCAATGTGGACAAGAAGAACCAGCCCATGCAGGGAATGGCCGCCATG GGCTCCCAGCAGTCACAAACGGGCGTTGGTGGTCCTTCTGGTGCCCCTGTGGGAGGAGCCCCAGGGATGGTGTCCAACGCTCAGGCAGGTCTGGTGGGTACCCAGGTTTCTGCAGCGTCTGCTGCTGCCGGAGCACCACCCACAGCTGACCCTGAGAAGCGCAAGCTGATCCAGCAGCAACTGGTACTCCTGCTCCATGCACACAAGTGCCAGCGGCGGGAGCAGGCCAACGGTGAAGTCCGGCAGTGCAACCTTCCCCACTGCCGAACTATGAAGAATGTCCTCAACCACATGACTCACTGCCAGGCTGGCAAGTCCTGTCAGG TTGCTCACTGTGCATCGTCAAGGCAGATCATCTCTCATTGGAAGAACTGCACGCGGCATGACTGTCCTGTCTGCCTGCCACTGAAGAATGCCGGGGACAAGAGGAACCCGcagt CTCTACTCGGTGCAGCCGCTGCAGGTCTGGGCAGCTCTCTCGGGGCAGTACCCGGTGGCCAACAGAGTGCTCCCAACCTCAACCCGCCGAGCCAGATTGACCCCAGCTCCATAGAGAGAGCCTACGCAGCCCTGGGCCTCACCTACCAGGGCAACCAGATCCAGGTTCAGACAGCCCAGTCCAATATGTCCAACCAAGGCTTGCAAGGCCAGGCTGGCATGAGGCCTCTGAACCCAATGG GTGCTAATGCTATGGGAGTGAATGGAGGTGTGGGAGCTTCCTCTCAGAGCCAACAAGCCAGCCTGCTGCAGGATACCATGATGCACCTCAATGTGAACAGCCAAGG TTTGATGAATGATGCCAGTGGGGTTGGTTCCATGCCCACAGCAGGCCCTCCCTCTACCTCAGGCATGAGGAAAAGCTGGCATGAGGACATCACGCAGGACCTACGAAACCACTTGGTACACAAACT TGTTCAGGCCATCTTTCCAACTCCAGATCCTGCTGCGCTCAAGGACCGTCGAATGGAGAACCTGGTAGCCTATGCCAGAAAAGTTGAGGGAGACATGTATGAGTCGGCCAACAGTAGA gcTGAGTACTATCACCTGCTAGCAGAGAAGATCTATAAGATCCAGAAGGAGCTAGAAGAGAAGAGGCGGACCCGGCTCCAGAAGCAGGGTCTGGGCATCGGGCCTGCAGGCATGGGGCAGCCCCCCACTGGACTACCTCCAA ACGGCCCACTCCCTGACCCATCAATGGTGCGACCGACTGGACCAAATCAGATGGTGAACAGGATGCAAGGCCCAG GTATGAATCAGTTCAATCAGATGGGAATGCAGTCTATGGGCCAGAGGTCCACGCCTCCTCTCTCCATAGGAGCATCTGGTAACCAG ATGGGAATGGTGGGGTCAAGGATGGGGCAGCCTAATGTCAATCAGCTGCAGAACCAGTATCTGTCCCAGGGACAGTTCTCCGGCTCAGGACCAGGAGTTGGAACAGCTCAGCCTGGGATGGCCCAATCCGGAGCACAGGCAGGCATGGCACAG ACGCAGATGGGCAATTCTCCTTCTCTTCCGGTTGCTAGTCCTCTAGCACAGCCAGGTTCAGCTAGTGGTCCTAGTGGCATCTCCACAGTGGGGCCCATGGGACCTCAGAGTGTGGGTGGCGGAGGTCCCAACTCAGCCCCTGCTCCCTCAATGACTCCATCTAACACAAACCAGCAACCAAACTCCATCCCCCATTTGGCAGCCATGCGTGGCTCGCCCTCCCCTGCTCACAGCCGTTCTCCCACTCCTCATCAAACACCCCCCAGACTCGCTGGGTCGCAGACCCCACAGCCACACACCCCTAACGCACCACAAGTGGGTCCTCCTTCAGCCCCCCAGCAGAACCAGCTTGGCCAGGGCCCCGGCTCCAACAAGTCCCTCCAACAGCAGCACATGGGCTCAGCTGGTTCGACAACTCCATCTCATCCTGGATTGGCCTCCAGTTCAACGCCGCATGGTGCTCAGATGCCGCGCACTCCG tTGTCCCAGAAGGGTTCATTCCCAGGGGACAGTCAGGCCCTGACTCCAGCCTCTGTCAGCAGCCTGGACACTTCCTCCCAGCAGCCCCAGTCGAACGCTTCAGCCGGCAACCTTGACCCCAAGATGGAGATCAAACAGCAGGATGAGGAGGACGAAAGCGACCCCGGCAGCTGTTCCAAAGGAGGGAAGCTCAGCAACCTCAAAACCGAGGAAAAGCCTGTGAAGTTAGAGGTGAAAAAGGAAGAGTGTTACGGAGAAGGAGGCAAAGGGGTTCCCATGGATACATCGACGGCAACACCGACGGCGAGCATAAAGACGGAAGACAGGAAACCAGAGATAAAGAAGGAGGTGAAAGACGAAGAGGAGACGTCGGAGGCAGCTACTCCACAAGCCCCAGTGAAAAAGAAGA TCTTCAAGCCAGAAGAGCTTCGTCAGGCTCTGATGCCCACACTCGAATCTCTCTACAGACAAGATCCAGAGTCTCTGCCCTTCAGAATGCCTGTAGACCCACAACTGCTGTGCATACCT GACTACTTTGATATTGTGAAGAACCCCATGGACTTGTCTACTATCAAACGAAAGCTGGATACAG GTCAGTACCAGGAACCTTGGCAGTATGTGGATGACATCTGGCTGATGTTTAACAACGCCTGGCTGTACAATCGCAAAACATCCAGAGTCTACAAGTACTGCTCAAAGCTGGCCGAGGTTTTTGAGCAGGAGATCGATCCTGTCATGCAGAGCCTGGGCTACTGTTGTGGGAGGAAG CTGGAGTTCTCCCCTCAGACACTGTGCTGCTACGGAAAGCAGTTGTGTACTATTCCCAGAGATGCTGCTTACTTCAGCTACCAGAACAG GTACCACTTCTGCGAGAAGTGCTTCAACGAAATCCAGGGAGAGATGGTTTCCCTGGGCGACGACCCTACCCAGCCACAGAC ATCGATTAACAAGGACCAgtttgagaagaagaagaatgacaCACTGGACCCTGAACT GCTTGTTGAATGTATGGACTGTGGGCGCAGGATGCATCAGATTTGTGTCTTGCACCATGAAACAATCTGGCCATCGGG ttttgtgtgtgaCGGCTGCTTAAAGAAGGCAAACAAGACCAGGAAAGAGAACAAGTATTCTGCCAAAA GGCTGCCCCAGACAAAGTTAGGCTGTTACCTCGAGGCAAGGGTGAATGACTTCCTGAAGCGCCAGCCCCACACGGACGCTGGAGAAGTCTTCATTCGCGTCGTCCACGTCTCTGACAAAGTGGTGGAGGTGAAACCAGGCATGAAGTCCAG ATTTGTGGACAGTGGAGAGATGTCGGAGTCTTTCCCATACAGAACAAAAGCCCTTTTTGCATTCGAGGACATTGACGGATCGGACGTCTGCTTCTTTGGTATGCATGTTCAAGAGTACGGATCCGACTGCCCTCAGCCCAACCAGAG GCGAGTGTACATCTCCTACTTGGACAGTGTACACTTCTTCCGGCCTCGTTCTCTAAGAACAGCAGTCTACCATGAAGTCCTCATCGGCTACTTGGAATATGTCCGGAAGTTGGG CTACACCACTGGGCACATCTGGGCCTGCCCACCTAGTGAAGGGGACGACTACATCTTCCACTGTCACCCTGCGGATCAGAAGATCCCAAAGCCCAAACGCCTCCAAGAGTGGTACAAGAAGATGTTAGACAAAGCTGTGGCAGAGCGGATCGTGCACGATTACAAG GATGTCTTCAAGCAGGCGACAGAGGATCGTTTGACCAGTGCCAAAGAGTTGCCTTACTTTGAGGGTGACTTTTGGCCCAATGTGCTCGAGGAGAGCATCAAAGagctggagcaggaggaggaagaaagaaaaagggaggaaaacagCACTTCCAATGAGAGTATTGAT GACACAAAAGGTGACAGTAAAAATgcgaagaagaagaacaacaagaaGACAAGTAAGAACAAGAGCAGCCTTAGCCGAGCCAATAAGAAGAAGCCGGGGATGCCCAATGTCTCAAATGACCTTTCACAGAAACTCTATGCCACTAtggaaaaacacaaggag GTGTTCTTTGTTATCCGGCTCATCGCAGCACCCATGGCAAATGCCTTGCCCCCTATTGTAGACCCAGATCCCCTGATGGCCTGTGACCTCATGGACGGCCGTGACGCCTTCCTGACATTGGCCCGGGACAAACACCTGGAGTTCAGCTCCCTGAGGAGGTCCCTGTGGAGCTCCATGTGCATGTTGGTAGAGTTGCATAACCAAAGCCAGGACCGCTTCGTCTACACGTGTAATGAGTGCAAGCACCATGTGGAGACTCGTTTCCACTGTACCGTCTGTGAG GATTACGACCTCTGCATCACGTGTTACAACACTAAGGGCCATGTGCACAAGATGGAGAAGTTAGGCCTTGGTTTGGATGACGAGAGCAGCAACCAGGCTGCCGCAACCACTCAGAGCCCTGGAGACTCTCGACGCCTTAGCATTCAACGCTGCATCCAGTCCCTCGTCCACGCCTGTCAGTGTCGAAACGCAAACTGCTCTTTGCCGTCCTGCCAGAAGATGAAACGCGTCGTTCAACACACAAAAAGCTGCAAGAGAAAAACCAACGGTGGTTGCCCCATCTGCAAGCAGCTTATCGCGTTGTGTTGCTACCACGCTAAGCACTGTCAGGAGAACAAGTGCCCAGTTCCGTTCTGCCTGAACATCAAGCACAAGCTccggcagcagcagcttcagcacAGGCTCCAGCAAGCCCAGATGCTAAGAAGGAGGATGGCCAGCATGCAGAGAGTGGGCCAGTCCGCTCCTGGAGGAGCTCCCGGGGGCAATGGCCTGCCTTCTCCAGGAGCCAACAATGGAGGAACTGGTCCTGGTACCCCTACATCCGTGGGCACACAGCCTTCTACCCCACAGACACCCACTCAGGGTAACATGCCTGCACTTCCTCAGCAGCAAGGAGTGGGGATTGGCGGAATGGGGGGAATGGGAACCCCAGGCCAGCAACAGCAGGTTCAGCAGCAAGGGGGTGCCATGCCCCCTCAACACCATCTCCATCAGTATCAGCCAGTGggcggaggaggtggagggggaaTGATGAATTCTCCACAGCAGCAGATGGTGCCTCAGCTTCAGCAGCAGCCTCCAAatgtccagcagcagcagcagcagcagcagctctctgGTGGTTTGCCTCCATACAACCCCAGGCCACCTGTGGCTTCTCCTCTCCACCAGTCCCTGGGCAAACCTGGACTGGGTCCAGCCACCCcgccccagcagcagcagcaacaacaacccaACCAGGgacaggggtccctgcctgcaCAAGGCCAGCAGCAAGGGCCCCCTCTGGCTGCTGTAGAGACAGCCCTAAAAATCCAGCGCCTTGCAGAGACCCAGAGACAGATGGCTCAGGCCCAGGCTCAAGCCCAGATACGTGGCTTGGGACAGGGGGGCATGATGCCCTCACATCCTCACCACCAGAACACCCAGGCCCAGATGGGGATGCCCCACATTGGGGCCcagggtatgcccccccaggctCAGGGAGTTGTTGGCAGGACTATGTTAGACCCACAGCAACAGGGAATGCAGCAAGGCGGTCCTCAGTTGCAGTTGCCACCCCAAgttcagcagcagctccagcaagtTCAGCAGGGAGGGGGTGGACAGCTACAGCCCGCAAACCAGCAGTGGGGTGCTGGTGGACCAGCCATGAACCCACAACAAAGGCCAGGCATTATGAGTCACATGgcaccacagcagcagcagcagccaccaGTTGGTCAGCAGCAGCAAATGAATCCGCAACAAGCGGCGCCAGGAAACCGCGGGCTAATGCAGGTAATGGGTGTATCAGGAGGGCCGGCAGGGGCACCCAACTCAatagctgctgcagctgcttcaGGAAACCTACCCCAGGCAGCACTACAAGACCTCCTGCGAACACTGCGCTCTCCTAGCTCGCCCCTTCAACAGCAGCAGGTTCTCAACATCCTTCGTTCCAATCCAACCCTTATGGCCGCTTTCATAAGGCAGAGAGCAGCCAGGTATCAGGGTGGCCCGGGTGGAGCAGGAGGGCCTCCACAAGGGGGCCCTGGAGGTGTGAGGTTCCAAGGTGCTGCCGGAGTACTGCCGGGCATAGGTGGGCCTGGGGCTAATCAGCTGGCTACCATGGATGGGCAACAGCAGGTTAATGTGAACCAGGCAGGCCAGCCAGGGATGAACATGGCTCAGGCTGGAGCAGGTGGAGGAAATATGCCCACCATGGCTCAGCTTCAGcagttacaacaacaacaacagcagcagcaacaacaacaacaacaatcacaacaacaacgtCCAATGTTGCCTGGGAATCTTCAACAACAGCAAATGGCTGCATTACAACAGCAGGGAGCAATGCAAGCAGGTCAACAGGGCAACATTACCAATATTACTCCGCAGTTCAGAGAGCTCTTGATGAGAAGAcacctgcagcagcaacaacaacaacaacaacaacaacaacaacaacaacaacaacaacaacaacaacaacagatggGAAACCACGGGCAGTTCCAGCAGCCTCAAGGACTCCAGCAGCAGCAAGGCCAGCAAGGTTTCATGCAGCCTGGCCAGGCACAGCCAGGGATACCCCCCCCTTCCCAAGCCCAGCCTGGGGGTGGAGGCGTAGGGGgtgcccagcagcagcagggaggaCCACAGGGCGGGCCAGGACAGCTAGGCCAGCAGCAAGGCTACCCCAACTCTATGTCACAAGTAGCTGCAGCACTCCAACAAAGGATCCAGCATCAGATGCAgatgcagcaacaacagcagcaacaacaacagcaacaacaacagcaacaacaacagcaacagcagcagcaacaccaacaacaacaacaacaacagcaacagcagcagcaacaccaacaacaacaacaacaacagcagcaacagcagcagcagcagcagcagcaacaacaacagcaacagcagcagcaaaatccAATGGGAGGGCTACAAGGACAAGACGGAGGGCCCGGCGGAGGCCCTCCTGGGCTCCAGCCTGGACAAGGCGGACCAGGGCAGGGGCAGCAACCACAAGGGGGAGTtggtggaggggggggtgggCCTCCACATCCGCAGACGTCTCAAGGAATGCTTCACCAGAACATCCACCAGAGgctcctgcagcagcagcatctggGTGGGGGCTCTCCAGCCCAGCACAGCAGTCCTATGAGTCCCCAGCAGCAGATGGCGcaatccccccacccccatctcCAAGGACAAGGGGGGCTGGGTCCAGCAGGGTCGCTCAGCAGCCAGGTCCGGTCGCCTCAGCCCTCGCCACGGCCGCAGTCGCAACCTGCGCACTCCAGCCCGTCCCCGCGCATGCAGCCCACCTCCCAACCTCAACCTTCACCCCATCGCATTTCCCCGCAGACCCAGACTGGTTCACCTCATCCGGGGCACCTAAGCCAACATCACCCCAGTATGGCACCGCCCCAACctccgcagcagcagcagcagcagcagcagcagcagccaggtgGTCCTGTAGATCCTGGTCAGTTCAGCTCGGACCAGAGCTCCATCATGTCCCAGCTGAGTGGTATGACAGGGATGCATGGTGGACAGGGGGGGCAGTCGGACATGTTGGgtgggaataataataataataacaataataataataataatagcagcagcaacaacaccaacaataACAACCAGGAGCTGGGAACGAACATTAACCACAACAGTTTAGACCTTATGTAG